In Gimesia benthica, a single window of DNA contains:
- a CDS encoding 3-hydroxyacyl-CoA dehydrogenase family protein: MQEIGILGAGLIGASWASFFAAQGLNVRIYDVNEEVKQQALGVAENNLQRLVKLELLSEEAKAVGLQNLQLVDSMQELLTDVEYVQESVIEDYEIKADVYRQFEQSAPETAILASSSSGLLMTRMQSVLQHPGRALIAHPFNPPHLIPLVELVPGEQTAPETVERVRDFFQQLGKYPVILNKEVPGHIANRLAAAIWRESLALLDEGVASVEDIDAALCQGPGLRWALMGQHLIYELGGGEGGYEKFFDTIGASFEAYWEDMQTWTRIPESAKEKAVAGTQKYLEQQGRAERAAWRDEKLARIQQILKEE; encoded by the coding sequence ATGCAGGAAATTGGGATTCTGGGAGCAGGTTTGATCGGGGCGAGCTGGGCCTCTTTTTTCGCGGCGCAGGGGCTGAATGTCCGCATCTATGATGTGAACGAGGAAGTGAAACAGCAGGCCCTCGGCGTGGCGGAGAACAATCTGCAGCGGCTGGTCAAACTGGAACTGCTCAGCGAGGAAGCGAAAGCCGTCGGTCTCCAGAATCTGCAACTGGTTGACTCCATGCAGGAGTTGTTAACTGATGTAGAATACGTTCAGGAATCGGTGATTGAAGATTACGAGATCAAAGCCGACGTCTATCGGCAGTTCGAGCAATCTGCTCCCGAGACCGCCATTCTGGCCAGCAGTTCTTCGGGACTGTTGATGACGCGAATGCAGTCGGTGCTGCAGCACCCCGGGCGGGCATTGATTGCGCATCCCTTCAATCCGCCGCACCTGATCCCACTGGTGGAACTGGTGCCCGGCGAACAGACAGCGCCAGAGACCGTCGAACGGGTGCGCGACTTTTTCCAGCAACTGGGCAAGTATCCCGTGATCCTCAATAAGGAAGTGCCTGGTCACATCGCCAACCGACTGGCGGCGGCGATCTGGCGCGAGTCGCTGGCCTTACTGGATGAAGGGGTCGCCAGCGTCGAAGACATTGATGCGGCCCTCTGCCAGGGACCGGGTCTGCGCTGGGCGCTGATGGGACAGCACCTGATTTATGAACTGGGGGGCGGCGAGGGCGGCTACGAGAAGTTCTTCGATACCATCGGGGCTTCGTTCGAAGCGTACTGGGAAGACATGCAGACCTGGACCCGGATTCCCGAGTCAGCCAAAGAGAAAGCAGTGGCGGGCACGCAGAAGTACCTCGAACAACAGGGGCGAGCCGAGCGGGCTGCCTGGCGCGATGAGAAGCTGGCGCGGATTCAGCAGATTCTGAAAGAGGAATAA
- a CDS encoding 3-hydroxybutyrate dehydrogenase, whose product MTQAKVALITGAASGIGAEIARTLYKQGCDVVIADLHEPEYLTELSAEGQRTLFVPTDLSQVEQCQSLVERVTRERGGVDILVNNAGFQHVSPLEDFPEVVWEKMLQVMLTAPFLLTKYVLPGMKQRQWGRIINMGSIHSQVASLNKAGYIAAKHGLVGLTKTTALEGGAFQITANVICPAYVRTPLVEQQIAAQAETLGISIEEVESQVFLKASATGRMIEPAEVASMVSYLCSEQAKSITGACWTIDGGWTAQ is encoded by the coding sequence ATGACACAAGCCAAAGTCGCTTTGATCACCGGCGCTGCCAGCGGCATCGGGGCGGAAATTGCCCGAACGCTGTATAAACAAGGCTGTGATGTGGTGATCGCCGATCTGCACGAGCCTGAATATCTCACGGAGCTGTCTGCGGAAGGACAGCGGACGCTGTTTGTCCCCACCGATCTGTCGCAGGTAGAGCAGTGTCAGTCGCTGGTGGAACGGGTGACCCGGGAGCGGGGTGGCGTGGATATCCTGGTCAACAATGCGGGCTTTCAGCATGTCTCGCCATTGGAAGATTTTCCGGAAGTGGTCTGGGAGAAAATGCTGCAGGTGATGCTGACAGCGCCCTTTCTGCTGACAAAGTATGTCCTGCCCGGAATGAAACAGCGGCAGTGGGGACGCATCATCAACATGGGCTCGATTCATTCCCAAGTGGCCTCGCTCAATAAAGCGGGTTACATTGCCGCCAAGCATGGACTGGTGGGATTGACGAAAACGACGGCCCTGGAAGGGGGAGCGTTTCAGATCACTGCCAATGTGATCTGTCCCGCTTATGTGCGGACGCCCCTGGTCGAACAGCAGATTGCCGCCCAGGCGGAGACCCTGGGGATCAGCATTGAAGAGGTGGAAAGCCAGGTCTTCCTGAAAGCTTCTGCGACGGGTCGCATGATTGAGCCTGCCGAGGTGGCGTCGATGGTGAGTTATCTCTGTTCGGAGCAGGCCAAATCCATCACGGGTGCCTGCTGGACCATTGATGGAGGCTGGACGGCCCAATAG
- a CDS encoding DUF1549 domain-containing protein has product MRVPRPIRSLWLLFLLLPLQVVAAETDAPVVAQTPEELAIRELRGIYTNLQQNKDGTVRLVRFSKPHVTAEKLAHLEQFHQLDYLALVCPHLGDEVLPHLQDLTNLDTLLLSESKVTDAGLQHLQKLNRLERLYLDNTQLTDAGLKQLSQLTQLKVLSLRNTKITDQGLVSLKKLQKLEVLLLSGTQVSDAGLSALNAFPQLKTLYLARTKVRGTQLAELKLPALEYLCLNRCTLAPDAADALSKLSHLKGLEVYHTGLTSKALSELKTQLSKTALFTEDLTAPETLAALTEQKQQVPTTEQPLLKPIQERISAGEKLVPDFQKHVIPLLGRLGCNSRNCHGSFQGRGGFQLSMFGYDFKLDHDNLLERIDKQHPKKSLVLNKPTSEDEHEGGLRLPPGGWEQQLLHDWIAAGAAPVSPKGPRFVRLDVTPRQIVFKKKGESATLKAIAVWSDGTREDVTCLTRFESKDDSVAEVTTEGVIQAKAPGDTYVISYYDNGIFSTQVLQPVREYQPGEYPEVPTPTVVDRHVLNKLQKLGIQPSGVCTDEEFLRRVSLDMTGTLPTPDEIRDFLKDPSTEKRSQKIEELLARPGYVAWWSLKLSDLTGSNAGYLGGTEMAQPVAGQWNAWIRRRVEDNIGWDKIVSGIILGTSRLPGQTFEEFMAQQSEFTSIKDRADFTALDNTMPHYWARSNMTVPSDKALAFGYTFLGMRLDCAQCHKHPFDEWSQQDFKLFTEFFTRIKFGVPPDARVLHEETRNMLGVPVKLNTAALRRQSYLRIAAEGRSIPWREVYIEPAQGDLQLAKLLGGEEINISQIHDPREVLMTWMLNEPNHYFAKAFVNRIWAHYFNVGIINPPDDLNQANPPSNKALLDYLVQGFIESGYDMKWLHRTIANSRTYQLSWRPNESNRKDTRNFSHAVLRRLPAEVAIDAIQQATAGDKKLLQHVSKMDGRKITQHPLSFQARSIDFSLLVFGKPLRTTNCDCERQDQPTLLQSLYVRNDAEMLSQLTRPDGWLSEMKQQTLDTAARKELIQEAYLRTLSRLPEESELQDSLEYLQTTKTIQEGLQDLMWALLNTQEFITNH; this is encoded by the coding sequence ATGCGCGTTCCACGTCCGATCAGATCCTTGTGGCTGTTATTTTTGCTGCTACCGCTGCAGGTGGTTGCAGCGGAAACAGACGCTCCCGTTGTGGCGCAGACGCCTGAGGAGCTCGCCATCAGGGAACTGCGTGGGATTTATACGAATCTCCAGCAGAACAAAGATGGCACGGTCCGCCTCGTACGGTTCAGTAAGCCGCACGTCACCGCCGAAAAGCTGGCTCACCTCGAACAGTTTCATCAGCTCGATTATCTGGCCCTGGTCTGCCCCCACCTGGGGGATGAAGTACTGCCCCATCTCCAGGACCTGACCAACCTGGATACCTTGTTACTTTCGGAATCGAAGGTCACGGATGCAGGGTTGCAGCACCTCCAGAAGTTGAATCGTCTGGAGCGACTTTACCTCGACAATACGCAGCTCACCGATGCGGGACTGAAACAGCTCTCACAACTGACGCAGCTCAAAGTGCTCTCACTGCGCAATACAAAGATTACCGACCAGGGACTGGTTTCTCTGAAAAAACTGCAGAAACTGGAAGTTCTGCTGCTCTCGGGAACCCAGGTCAGCGATGCAGGTTTGTCTGCGCTCAACGCATTTCCGCAGTTGAAGACGCTCTACCTCGCGCGAACGAAGGTCAGGGGCACACAGCTGGCAGAATTGAAGCTGCCCGCGCTGGAATACCTCTGTCTCAATCGTTGCACACTGGCTCCTGATGCGGCAGACGCACTTTCAAAACTTTCACATCTGAAAGGCCTGGAAGTCTATCACACGGGGCTGACATCGAAGGCTCTGTCAGAACTGAAAACTCAACTTTCGAAGACAGCCCTGTTCACTGAAGATTTAACCGCCCCAGAGACACTGGCTGCATTGACTGAGCAGAAGCAACAGGTTCCAACCACAGAGCAACCACTGCTGAAACCGATTCAAGAACGGATTTCAGCGGGGGAGAAGCTGGTCCCCGATTTTCAAAAACATGTAATCCCGCTGCTGGGGCGACTGGGTTGCAACAGTCGCAACTGTCACGGCTCGTTTCAGGGGCGGGGCGGATTTCAATTGTCGATGTTCGGCTATGACTTCAAGCTGGACCATGACAACCTGCTGGAACGGATCGACAAACAGCATCCTAAGAAAAGCCTGGTATTGAACAAGCCGACTTCGGAAGACGAACATGAAGGGGGCCTGCGACTGCCTCCCGGCGGTTGGGAACAACAGCTGCTGCACGACTGGATTGCTGCGGGAGCCGCGCCGGTCTCTCCAAAGGGCCCCCGCTTTGTACGGCTGGATGTGACACCCCGTCAGATCGTCTTTAAGAAAAAGGGAGAATCGGCGACGTTGAAGGCGATTGCCGTCTGGTCGGATGGGACGCGAGAAGATGTGACCTGCCTGACCCGCTTTGAATCCAAAGACGACAGTGTGGCGGAAGTCACGACGGAAGGTGTGATTCAGGCGAAAGCTCCCGGCGATACTTATGTCATTTCGTATTACGATAACGGAATCTTTTCCACGCAGGTCCTGCAGCCGGTGCGGGAGTATCAGCCGGGTGAATATCCCGAAGTCCCCACGCCGACTGTTGTGGATCGGCATGTGCTTAACAAACTGCAGAAGCTGGGAATCCAGCCTTCCGGTGTTTGTACCGACGAAGAATTTCTCAGACGCGTCAGCCTGGATATGACGGGCACGCTGCCGACTCCAGACGAGATTCGGGATTTTCTCAAAGATCCATCTACCGAGAAACGGAGCCAGAAGATCGAGGAACTGCTCGCGCGACCCGGCTACGTGGCCTGGTGGAGTTTGAAGCTGTCTGACCTGACGGGCAGTAACGCAGGCTACCTCGGCGGGACCGAAATGGCACAGCCTGTGGCCGGTCAGTGGAATGCCTGGATCCGGCGTCGGGTGGAAGATAATATCGGCTGGGATAAGATTGTCTCGGGGATTATCCTGGGAACGAGTCGTTTGCCGGGACAGACTTTCGAAGAGTTCATGGCGCAGCAGAGTGAATTCACCAGCATTAAAGATCGGGCCGACTTCACTGCCCTGGATAATACGATGCCCCACTACTGGGCGCGTTCGAATATGACGGTGCCTTCCGATAAGGCGCTCGCCTTTGGTTATACGTTTCTGGGCATGCGGTTGGATTGTGCCCAGTGCCACAAGCATCCCTTCGATGAATGGTCGCAGCAGGATTTCAAGCTGTTTACCGAGTTTTTTACGCGCATCAAATTCGGTGTGCCCCCCGATGCCCGCGTTCTGCATGAAGAGACGCGGAACATGCTGGGCGTGCCGGTGAAGCTCAATACCGCAGCCCTGCGCAGACAGAGTTATCTGCGGATTGCGGCTGAGGGACGGTCGATTCCCTGGCGGGAAGTTTATATTGAACCCGCGCAGGGGGATCTGCAGCTTGCCAAACTGCTGGGGGGAGAAGAGATCAACATCAGTCAGATTCATGATCCGCGTGAAGTGCTGATGACGTGGATGCTGAATGAGCCCAATCATTATTTTGCGAAAGCATTCGTGAACCGGATCTGGGCGCATTACTTCAACGTGGGAATTATCAATCCACCGGATGATCTGAATCAGGCGAATCCTCCCAGTAACAAGGCGCTGCTGGACTACCTCGTCCAGGGTTTCATCGAGAGCGGTTACGATATGAAATGGCTACATCGGACCATTGCCAACAGTCGGACGTATCAGCTCAGCTGGCGACCCAATGAGAGCAATCGGAAAGATACCCGCAATTTCAGTCATGCTGTGCTGCGGAGACTCCCGGCGGAAGTGGCCATCGATGCAATTCAACAGGCAACTGCGGGAGACAAGAAGTTACTACAGCACGTCAGCAAAATGGACGGTCGTAAGATTACACAGCACCCGCTTTCGTTCCAGGCACGTTCGATTGATTTTTCTTTGCTGGTTTTCGGCAAACCTTTGCGGACAACCAACTGTGACTGTGAACGCCAGGATCAGCCGACGCTGTTACAGTCGCTCTATGTGCGGAACGATGCCGAGATGCTGAGTCAACTGACCCGCCCGGATGGCTGGTTATCAGAAATGAAACAACAGACATTGGATACTGCGGCTCGGAAAGAGCTTATTCAGGAAGCTTACCTGCGGACACTCTCCCGTCTGCCGGAAGAGTCAGAACTGCAAGACAGCCTGGAGTACCTTCAGACGACGAAAACGATTCAGGAAGGACTTCAGGACCTGATGTGGGCGCTGCTCAACACGCAGGAGTTCATTACGAATCATTAG
- a CDS encoding acetyl-CoA C-acetyltransferase yields MSQQGEQRVAILGAVRTPIGAFNGAFQNLSAVQLGTTAIKETLKRSHLTALQVDEVILGQVFTAGCGMNPARQAAVHAGIPYHVPATTVNMVCGSGLKSVALGMQSILCGKSRVVLAGGMESMSNTPYLLKGARSGFKMGDQQLVDSMIHDALWDAFYDCHMGITAENLAEKYEVTREDQDRFAVQSQQRYQAALEAGKFDEEIVGVSVPQRKGEPQLVSVDEHPRKETSLETISCLRPSFKKEGGTVTAANSSGINDGAATLVIASEAFVEEQKLQPLAWIRSFSNVGLDPQFMGMGPANAIEDLLQDAGLKLADIDLLEVNEAFAAQALAVGKKLGWDEARVNVNGGAIALGHPLGASGARVAVTLLHEMRKQQAARGIASLCIGGGMGIAMLFESA; encoded by the coding sequence ATGAGTCAGCAGGGAGAACAGCGGGTTGCCATTCTGGGAGCCGTCCGCACACCCATTGGTGCCTTCAACGGTGCCTTTCAGAATCTGTCGGCAGTCCAGTTGGGCACGACGGCCATCAAAGAGACACTCAAGCGAAGTCATTTGACTGCACTGCAGGTGGATGAAGTCATCCTGGGGCAGGTCTTCACCGCCGGCTGTGGTATGAACCCGGCGCGACAGGCGGCCGTGCACGCGGGCATTCCTTATCATGTCCCGGCGACGACCGTGAACATGGTTTGCGGGTCCGGACTGAAGTCGGTCGCTCTGGGAATGCAGTCCATTCTGTGTGGCAAGTCGCGTGTCGTTCTGGCGGGCGGGATGGAGAGCATGAGCAACACTCCCTATCTGTTAAAAGGGGCTCGCAGCGGATTCAAGATGGGGGATCAACAGCTCGTCGATTCCATGATCCACGATGCCTTGTGGGACGCCTTTTATGATTGCCATATGGGCATTACCGCCGAGAACCTGGCAGAGAAATACGAGGTGACGCGCGAAGACCAGGACCGTTTTGCGGTACAGAGCCAGCAGCGTTACCAGGCAGCCCTGGAAGCGGGGAAATTCGACGAGGAAATCGTGGGCGTCTCGGTGCCACAGCGTAAAGGGGAACCGCAGCTGGTTTCCGTCGACGAACACCCGCGGAAAGAAACGAGCCTGGAAACAATCTCGTGTCTGCGTCCGTCCTTCAAAAAAGAGGGAGGGACCGTGACCGCTGCGAATTCCTCGGGGATCAACGACGGTGCTGCAACCCTGGTGATTGCCTCGGAAGCATTCGTTGAAGAACAGAAGCTGCAACCGCTGGCCTGGATTCGCAGCTTTTCGAATGTGGGACTGGATCCACAGTTTATGGGGATGGGGCCGGCCAATGCGATTGAAGATCTGTTGCAGGACGCGGGGTTGAAACTCGCGGACATCGATCTGCTGGAAGTGAATGAAGCCTTTGCCGCACAGGCCCTGGCGGTCGGCAAGAAACTGGGCTGGGATGAAGCCCGTGTGAACGTCAACGGCGGGGCGATTGCCCTGGGACATCCCCTGGGGGCCAGCGGAGCCCGCGTGGCAGTAACACTGCTGCATGAGATGCGGAAACAGCAGGCGGCCCGCGGCATTGCCTCGCTCTGCATTGGGGGCGGCATGGGAATCGCGATGTTATTTGAGTCCGCTTGA
- a CDS encoding DUF1501 domain-containing protein has protein sequence MKQRKQIKRRDVLQAGFLGGLGLSLPGFLKLSAAQAEAPARKKSSADAVLFLNLAGGVSHLDTLDMKPEAPVETQGEFKSIQTCMPGHQVCEYLPKYAKVADQFTLLRGISHSAGAHPQGQSWISTGNRPVPALIYPSLGSVITKEIPSRPDLPGYVAIPKTEWNAGYMGDAFAPFKTNTVPQPGKPFQVRGISLPEGLTLEKVNQRQQLLNKLDRRFKGQQTESQLLDALDQFGSQAYHMITSKRARAAFDVEQESPRLRQMFGADEFSQSVFLGCRLIEYGVPFVTVTYQGWDTHTENFAGHRRLIPPLDAGMTAGLEMLKQKGLWERTLVVIMGEFGRTPKINENAGRDHYPRVNWCLLTGGGVQPGQMIGGTTKAGDAPDDQTEISPDDIAATIYHALGIDPLKEYYTNTGRPTMLVPHGRIMHELFA, from the coding sequence ATGAAACAACGGAAACAGATTAAGCGGCGAGATGTCCTGCAGGCGGGGTTCCTGGGAGGACTGGGACTGTCATTGCCCGGGTTCCTGAAACTGTCAGCCGCCCAGGCAGAGGCTCCCGCCCGGAAAAAATCGTCGGCAGATGCGGTCCTGTTTCTGAATCTGGCGGGTGGGGTTTCGCATCTTGATACGCTGGACATGAAGCCCGAAGCGCCGGTGGAAACGCAGGGGGAGTTCAAGTCCATTCAAACCTGCATGCCGGGGCATCAGGTATGTGAGTATCTGCCGAAATACGCGAAAGTGGCCGATCAGTTCACACTGCTGCGCGGGATTTCGCATTCCGCGGGAGCACATCCCCAGGGGCAGTCCTGGATTTCGACCGGAAATCGACCTGTGCCTGCGCTGATCTATCCTTCGCTGGGATCAGTGATTACCAAAGAGATTCCCAGCCGCCCCGATCTGCCCGGCTATGTTGCGATTCCCAAAACGGAGTGGAACGCCGGCTATATGGGAGATGCCTTTGCGCCTTTCAAAACGAACACGGTGCCTCAACCTGGAAAGCCCTTCCAGGTACGGGGGATTTCGCTGCCGGAAGGTCTGACGCTGGAAAAAGTGAATCAGCGGCAGCAGCTGCTCAACAAGCTGGACCGCCGGTTCAAAGGGCAACAGACCGAGAGTCAGTTACTGGACGCACTCGATCAGTTTGGTTCTCAGGCCTATCACATGATTACTTCCAAACGGGCCCGGGCTGCCTTTGATGTCGAGCAGGAATCACCCAGATTACGCCAGATGTTTGGTGCCGATGAATTCAGCCAGTCTGTCTTTCTGGGCTGTCGCCTGATCGAATATGGCGTGCCTTTTGTGACTGTGACCTACCAGGGGTGGGACACGCATACCGAAAACTTTGCCGGGCATCGCCGCCTGATACCGCCGTTGGATGCGGGGATGACCGCGGGACTGGAAATGCTCAAGCAGAAGGGGCTCTGGGAACGGACGCTGGTCGTGATCATGGGCGAATTCGGTCGGACGCCGAAGATCAATGAGAATGCGGGCCGCGATCACTATCCTCGTGTGAACTGGTGCCTGCTGACTGGCGGGGGAGTGCAACCGGGACAGATGATCGGCGGGACGACCAAAGCCGGGGATGCACCGGATGATCAGACTGAGATCTCACCGGATGACATTGCCGCCACGATCTATCACGCACTGGGCATCGATCCACTCAAAGAGTATTACACGAACACCGGCCGACCGACGATGCTGGTGCCCCACGGTCGGATTATGCATGAACTCTTTGCCTGA
- a CDS encoding AMP-binding protein, whose amino-acid sequence MDITAAALENCGLSPETAVQLQQRLQALPSQHENELWQTLVTDFLTPELPFAVHQLLYQSVYQRQLESGTPAPAWFPGERELSESNLAGWLNELNLHSMEDLHSWSVHDRSHFTQKLIDSLRIRYQEPPREIMNVEAGIEQVQWLTGARLNIVESCFRDKSDETAVCFQKGSSELQQLSYTELKQLTAQVANGLREAGYEPGSRIAVMMPMTVESVAIFLGIIAAGCVVVTIADSFSAEEMQVRLKITKPELIFIQDVISRGSRQLPLYTKLGAEQRLPAIVLPEQGTLQVPLRAGDRPWSEFLSENRELTCEPRNPHDETTILFSSGTTGNPKGIPWDQTTPIKSAGDGFLHHDIQAGDVVCWPTNLGWMMGPWLVYATLINDATLALSDAVPTSRSFCEFVQNARVTMLGLVPSIVSAWRSQDSVAGLDWTQIKVFSSTGECSNPDDMLWLMSRAGYRPVIEYCGGTETGGGYITGTVLKPGVPGLFACPAVGFDWLLLDETGHLTENGEVFFVPPVIGLSTRLINRDHHEVYFADIPPGPEGELLRRHGDQIEALPDGYFRAQGRIDDAMNLGGIKVSSVQIEELLTQAEGVREVAAIAVPPAGGGPSLLVIYVVMQPEANFEAEALQSSMQQIIRSQLNPLFKIQAVREIEQLPRTASNKVMRRKLRDLFQGSET is encoded by the coding sequence ATGGACATCACAGCGGCAGCGCTCGAAAACTGTGGTCTCTCGCCTGAAACAGCGGTTCAGCTGCAACAGAGACTACAGGCACTACCTTCACAGCACGAAAATGAACTCTGGCAGACGCTGGTCACAGATTTCCTCACTCCCGAACTCCCGTTCGCCGTCCATCAGCTGTTGTATCAGAGCGTCTATCAGAGACAGCTCGAAAGTGGTACGCCCGCCCCGGCCTGGTTTCCAGGGGAGCGGGAATTGTCGGAATCCAATCTGGCCGGCTGGCTGAATGAGTTGAATCTGCACAGTATGGAAGATCTGCACTCCTGGTCGGTGCACGATCGAAGCCATTTTACGCAGAAGCTGATCGATTCCCTGCGGATCCGGTATCAGGAGCCGCCGCGTGAGATCATGAACGTTGAGGCAGGTATCGAACAGGTCCAGTGGCTGACCGGGGCGCGTTTGAATATCGTCGAGAGTTGTTTTCGCGATAAATCCGACGAGACAGCCGTCTGCTTCCAGAAAGGAAGTTCGGAACTGCAGCAACTCAGCTACACTGAATTGAAACAGCTGACCGCGCAGGTGGCCAATGGACTGCGGGAAGCGGGTTACGAACCCGGAAGCCGGATTGCCGTCATGATGCCGATGACGGTGGAATCGGTGGCAATTTTTCTGGGAATCATCGCCGCCGGTTGTGTGGTGGTGACCATTGCCGACAGCTTCTCCGCCGAGGAGATGCAGGTGCGGCTGAAGATTACCAAGCCGGAACTCATCTTCATCCAAGATGTTATCTCCCGCGGCAGCAGGCAGTTACCCCTCTATACCAAGCTGGGGGCGGAACAACGGCTCCCCGCGATCGTGCTACCCGAACAGGGGACATTACAGGTGCCGCTCCGCGCAGGTGACCGACCCTGGTCGGAGTTTCTTTCGGAGAACCGGGAGCTGACCTGTGAGCCCCGCAATCCGCACGATGAGACCACGATTCTCTTTTCTTCCGGAACGACGGGAAATCCGAAAGGGATTCCCTGGGATCAGACCACGCCGATCAAATCCGCCGGCGATGGCTTTCTGCATCACGACATTCAGGCCGGAGATGTCGTCTGCTGGCCGACCAACCTGGGCTGGATGATGGGCCCCTGGCTGGTCTATGCCACGTTGATCAACGACGCCACTCTCGCGTTGAGCGATGCGGTGCCCACCAGCCGTTCGTTTTGTGAGTTCGTACAGAACGCCCGCGTGACCATGCTGGGGCTGGTACCCAGTATTGTCTCTGCCTGGCGGAGCCAGGATAGTGTCGCCGGGCTGGACTGGACGCAGATCAAGGTTTTCAGTTCGACCGGGGAATGTTCGAATCCGGACGACATGCTCTGGCTGATGTCGCGGGCCGGTTATCGCCCCGTGATTGAATACTGTGGCGGAACCGAGACCGGCGGCGGTTACATTACGGGCACAGTCTTGAAGCCGGGTGTGCCCGGCCTGTTTGCCTGCCCGGCGGTCGGTTTCGACTGGCTGCTGCTGGATGAAACAGGGCACCTGACCGAAAACGGCGAAGTCTTCTTTGTGCCTCCCGTGATTGGCTTGTCGACCCGCCTGATCAACCGCGATCATCATGAGGTCTACTTTGCCGATATCCCCCCGGGACCGGAGGGCGAATTGTTGCGTCGGCACGGCGATCAGATTGAAGCATTGCCCGACGGTTATTTCCGGGCGCAGGGCCGGATTGACGATGCGATGAACCTGGGAGGGATCAAAGTCAGCTCCGTGCAGATTGAGGAACTGCTCACCCAGGCAGAGGGCGTACGGGAAGTGGCTGCGATTGCGGTCCCACCGGCGGGCGGCGGTCCGAGTCTACTGGTGATTTATGTCGTCATGCAGCCGGAAGCGAACTTCGAGGCAGAGGCACTGCAGTCCAGCATGCAGCAGATCATTCGCAGTCAGCTCAATCCACTGTTTAAAATACAGGCGGTGCGCGAGATCGAACAGTTGCCCCGCACGGCATCCAACAAAGTGATGCGGCGGAAATTACGGGATTTATTTCAAGGTTCAGAAACATGA